In Flavobacterium sp. 83, the genomic window AAAACCGGCATTCACTAAATCTTCGGTAATTCCATAAGCAGCACTCTCGCCTGCTCTTCCTCCACCAAATTGTTTTTCGCCAATATGAATCAACCCGTTTAGAAAAGTTCCATTGGTTAACACAACAGCTTTTGAACGAATCTCCACTCCTAACGAAGTGCGAATCCCTTTTATTTTTCCGTTTTCAATAATCAACCCCTTTACCATCTCTTGATAAAAATCAAGGTTTGGAGTTCCTTCCAGCATCATTCTCCATTCCTCAGCAAAACGCATACGGTCACTTTGAACACGCGGCGACCACATTGCAGGTCCTTTGGACTTGTTCAGCATCTTGAACTGAATAGCAGTTCTGTCTGAAACAATTCCAGAATATCCACCCAACGCATCAATCTCGCGCACAATTTGCCCTTTGGCAATTCCGCCCATCGCAGGGTTGCATGACATCTGGGCAATGTTCTGCAAACTCATTGTTACCAATAAAGTTTTCGAACCCAAATTTGCAGCAGCGGCAGCAGCCTCAGAACCTGCATGTCCTGCGCCAACAACTATCACATCATATTCATCTAGAAACATCTTCTTGTATGATTTAATCCTTCACTTGTGTTCCGGATTGTAATTTTGAAATCTATTTTATTTTGTTCCACGTGAAACATTGCATTGTCAATTCTGCTAAATATAAAAATGTTCCACGTGAAACACTTTGGCTTTTGATATTAAAAACAGACTTACTGTTCCACGTGGAACAGTGCTAATTTTTCGTCTTCTTTACTGCGCATTAAAAGTTCGTCGGTCTCACCTTTGTCTTTGTATCCACAGTAGTGCAAAACACCGTGAACTAATACACGCTTCAATTCCTCTTCAAAAGGCACGTTAAAATCAACGGCATTGTCTTTTACCCTTTCGATAGAAACAAAAACATCGCCGCTTAACTCATTCCCCATCGTGTAGTCAAAACTAATAATATCAGTTAATGTGTCGTGATTAAGATATTCCAGATTGATTTTATGCAAATACTCATCGTCGCAAAAGATGTAGTTTATCTCTCCCTCTTTCTTGTTTTCTGAAGTAATAACATTAGACAGCCACAAAGCAACAGCTTCTTCATTGTCTAAAGTAAAGTCGGTTTCGTAATTAAAATTGATCATTTTTTATTAAAATATTCTTGAACCTTTTGATTAAAATTCGAGCGCAAAGGTAAGGATTGTCTATTTAATATTTCTATGCTATTTAAATAATCTAATAAAGCAGCTGGCAGTGCATTAGATTGATTATTAAACTCCTTTTTATTGGTTTCTGATTGGCGTTTATTTTCTTCCCCTTGTTGCTGCAAAGCCGTATTCAATTTTAATAATTCCTGCTTCACATTTAGAATCTTTTGGAGCGTTTCGTTTTTAAACCCTTTGTTTAACAATTGCTTTTCGATTTGCTTCATTTGTTCCAAAGCACTTTGCCCATTACCACCGAAACCCTGCTTGTTAAGTTCATTTTGCAAAGACTCTCGCAGCTGTTTTTGCTCTTTGTAAATTTCCATTATAGATTGGGCATCACCTTCTCCATCTCCATCCTGACTTTCCCCTTTACTAGATTTTCCGTCTTTACCGCTTTCCCCTTTTGAGCCATCACCAGGTTTTGGGCCTTTTTTAATTCCTTCTTTCATCTTCTCCCCCAATCCTTCATGCTTTTTAATAATATCTTGCAATTGCATTCCCTGTCCTTGACCCGGTTTCGGCTTTCCAGAACCCATACCAGACAATGACATTTGCATCGTGTTAAACATATCGCTAAGCATGTCTGCCAATTTATTTGCAGCAGCTATCGAATATTGCTGATGAGATAATCCTTTTGGAACTTGAGCATCAGATAAACTCTCTAACGATTTATCTATATTGTAATGTACATTACCGATTTCTTTAGTCACCTCTTCAGCAATTTTAGGGTTTCTTAAGGACATTACAAATAAACTGTCATCAACATGTTTGAAGTGCTGTTTTAAATCCTGCTGGATTTTTATGTTTTTATTATAGCCGGGAGAACCTGCTTTATGCCCTATAAACTGATTCATTAAATCTTCTTGTGACAAAGAAAACGCTAATAAATTATCCAGAATCTGTCGCAACATAGCAACATCCTCTTGCAGTTCTTCCTTCTCATTTCCTTCCAAAGTTTGTGCCATTTTCGCCGCCATCTCTTTCATTTTTTTCGAGGCGCTTTTTTGATTTTGCTTAGCCTTCGCTTTATTGTCTTTCTTCAATTCTTCAGAAGCCTTCTTTAAATCTTCATCGATACTTTTTTCTTTAGCAGCATCTTTAGGAAGATCCATCGGTGATTTTAATTCATTATTTTCCTTTTCTAAATCTTTTAAATCTTCTTGAATCTTGTCAAAATCTGAATTGATGTTTTCTTGTTTATCCGATTTGTTTTCCTTTTCATCATCGGATAATATATCTTGCTTTTCAGAAAGTTTGTCCAACTTATCACCTAATTGTTCCGCTTTCTTTTCTACATAATACTTCTTAGTCAACTCAACTAATTGTTCTAAATTTTTAATTTGATTTTTACTGTTTTGTTTAAATTTATCTAACTTAGAAAGTAGTTCTTCGTTTTTAATTTTATCGTTCAATTCTTTTAATTCATCCAATAATTTTTGGTTCTTATTCAAATCTTTATCGGCTTTATCAATTCGTTTTTGCAATTCTTCTTTTAGCTTATCCTTTTCATCCGTTTTGAATTTATCTAAATTATCTTTCATTTTCTCCGAAAACTGTTTCATCATTTCATCTTGTTGCTTTTGGCGTTTGATAAAATCATTTACTTTTTGTTGATCTTTAAATTCAAGGTTGTCTTTTTCTTTTCCTGTTTTTTGTATTTTTTCAATTTCGGCTATTTGCTTGTCTTGATTTTTTAAGGACTTCTCTAAACCATTAATATTATCATTTTGCTGTTGTAAAACTTCATCTTCTTTCTCTTCGTCCGTAGAAACACGATTCGAGAAAACGGAAGATTTTGTGCTTTTAAAATAATGAATGGCATCGTTGTCATACACTTCAAAATAATAATCATACGACACTCCTTGCTCAACTGGAAGATTACTTGGGAACGAAAATACAAATTGATCGACTGCTGCTTTTTTAACAGCAATTGTTCCACGTTTAGCAGATTGTGGTTTGTTTCTTTCGTAATAGACAATCTGAAGTTTAGACAATCCATAATCATCAGAGATTTGGCCTAAAACATAGTTTCTTACTGCCTTCAAACTGTCTGGCACATTGTTTACAGTAATTGCTGGAAACTGATCTTTGACAATTGTAAGCTGATAATTCAGTTTTTCGTAGTTTTTTACCTTATCATTCGAAGTAAGAATTTGATAATCTGTATTTTGAAGTATATTTTTAGATAAAGTGAAGCTATTTTCAGTTTTCGAAAAGGGAATATTAGACTTTCCGTCCATCCAATCTACTTTTTGTGTTGCTTGGGTATCCATTTTCCAAGTTACACGAGTTCCTTCGGGAATAATGGCGTTACCACTTCCTTTGATTGTTTCCGATTTTTTATTCAAGTAGGAAGGAAAGTTCAATTGCATTTCGAAATTAGCAATCGCCGGCACCGTAATTACTTTCAATTCATAATCCGATGAAGAAACAGTATTTCCCTCCACGTGGAACAAAACAGCTGCAGAAGGCTTTAAAATTTTAAATTCAAACTCCCCTGCTTTCGTGTTTTCCATAAAATAACTTTCGTCACCAATGAAAATCATGGCATTCTCAGGAACAACTTTACCTACTGTTTTAACTCGAAGTATAAAATCTTTTCCTTGTTCGGTTTGCAGGTTTGAATTTAAAACCACAAACTTAAAAGGAGCCGGCGGTAAGAAAGCCGAATTGAAATGCACTACTCTATTAAAACTTTGCGAAATCACATTGCTGTTACCGGAAAAATAAAAGACAGCAAAAAACAAAATAGGAATAAATGCTAACGGTAAATATTTTTGGTTTGTATTAAAGTTTATAGCATTGCCAAAAGGGATTGGTTGTAACGCATTGGCTTTTTGTGCAATTGATGCGAGTAACAATTCAGATTTATTCTGATGGTTATCAGAATCCGCCAGTTGCAGAAAATTCGTCAGCTTGTCGCTCACTTCCGTGAAATGATTTCCAATAATAGCCGAAGCCTGATTGTAATCAATACCTTTTTTGAGTTTGAATAATTTAAATATTGGAAATAAAATAAATCGGGACAACAAGTACACTTCTACTCCCACAAAAACCCAAAATAAAATCGTTCTTCCCATTGGCTTAAGCCAAAGAAAATATTCGACAAAAAGCGTGAATAGAAAATACAACAATCCTAAACCAATAAAGAAAATGATTCCTCGTATCAATTCATTGGTATAAAACTTTCGGATAAAAGCTTCCAGTTTCTGATAAATAAAATTTTGATTTTCCAAAACGTAAACTTTGTTTGTTGTAACCAATAAAAGTAATAATTTATATGAACAAAGAAATGTTAAAAATCATCAAACTGATTAATCTTACATTAACTCATTTTCAAATAATCCAATTGAGTAATCGAATTTGTATCTTTGCAAAAAATTTACAGCAATGTCTAAACAAGTTCGAGTGCGTTTTGCACCAAGTCCAACAGGACCTTTACATATTGGCGGAGTACGTACCGCATTATTCAATTATTTGTTTGCCAAAAAAAACAATGGAGTTTTCTTTCTAAGAATTGAAGACACTGACCAAAACCGTTATGTTCCCGGTGCTGAAGAATATATTATGGAAGCACTGGAATGGCTAGGAATTGCTCCTGATGAAACCATTGGAAAGAATGAAAAATTTGGTCCCTACCGTCAAAGCGAAAGAAAAGATTTGTACAAAGAATATGCTGATGCATTAATCAATTCCGGGAATGCGTATTATGCTTTTGACACCGCTAAATCTTTGGACGCAGCAAGAAAACAGGAAGAAGAACAAGGAAAAACCTTTATATACAATCACCATAACCGAGAAAAACTTGACACTTCTTTGGTAATTTCTGATGAGGAAACCACAAGAAGAATCGCTGATGGAGAACATTATGTAATCCGTTTTAAAACTCCAGTAAACGAAACCTTACATTTGCATGACATCATTCGTGGAGACGTAAAGTTTGAAACGAGTCTTTTAGATGATAAAGTATTGTTCAAAAGTGACGGAATGCCAACCTATCATTTGGCCAATATTGTAGATGATCATTTAATGGAAACTTCACACGTAATTCGTGGTGAAGAATGGTTGCCGTCAATGCCTTTACACGTTTTATTATACAGAGCATTTGGTTGGGAAGCACCCCAATTTGCACATTTGCCATTGATTATGAAACCTGTTGGAAACGGAAAATTATCCAAACGTGACGGTGACAAAATGGGATTTCCAGTATTTCCATTGGATTGGAAAACCGAAGAAGGCGTTTCATCAGGTTACAGAGAAAAAGGATTTTTTCCAGAAGCAGTTGTTAACTTCCTAGCTTTATTAGGCTGGAATGACGGAACCGAAAAAGAATTATTCACACTGCAAGAATTAGTTGAAGCTTTTGATTTGAGCAGAGTTCATAAATCCGGAGCTAAATTTGATCCAGAAAAAAACAAATGGTTCAATCACCAATATTTAGTAAAACAAAAAGATGTCGATTTAGCAAAATCCTTTGCACCTATTGTTGAATGTAAAAATGTTAACCGATATTACTCTTTAGTAGAACTGACAAAGATTGTTTCATTAATCAAGGAACGTGCGCATTTTGTTTCTGAATTTTGGGAATTAAGTGATTTCTTTTTTATGGTACCAACAACCTATGATGAAAAAGCAAGGAAAAACTGGAAAGAAGAAACGCCAACATTGATGGAAGAATTAATTTCTGTTATAGAAGAAATAACCGACTTTACTTCCCTTACTATTGAAACTATTGTAAAAGATTGGATGACGAAAAACGAAATTGGAATGGGTAAAGTAATGCAGCCTTTCCGTTTGAGTTTGGTTGGCGCACTCAAAGGCCCTCACCTATTTGATATTGTTGAAGTACTTGGAAAAGAAGAAACAATCAAAAGACTTC contains:
- the ybeY gene encoding rRNA maturation RNase YbeY, giving the protein MINFNYETDFTLDNEEAVALWLSNVITSENKKEGEINYIFCDDEYLHKINLEYLNHDTLTDIISFDYTMGNELSGDVFVSIERVKDNAVDFNVPFEEELKRVLVHGVLHYCGYKDKGETDELLMRSKEDEKLALFHVEQ
- a CDS encoding glutamyl-tRNA synthetase, with the protein product MENQNFIYQKLEAFIRKFYTNELIRGIIFFIGLGLLYFLFTLFVEYFLWLKPMGRTILFWVFVGVEVYLLSRFILFPIFKLFKLKKGIDYNQASAIIGNHFTEVSDKLTNFLQLADSDNHQNKSELLLASIAQKANALQPIPFGNAINFNTNQKYLPLAFIPILFFAVFYFSGNSNVISQSFNRVVHFNSAFLPPAPFKFVVLNSNLQTEQGKDFILRVKTVGKVVPENAMIFIGDESYFMENTKAGEFEFKILKPSAAVLFHVEGNTVSSSDYELKVITVPAIANFEMQLNFPSYLNKKSETIKGSGNAIIPEGTRVTWKMDTQATQKVDWMDGKSNIPFSKTENSFTLSKNILQNTDYQILTSNDKVKNYEKLNYQLTIVKDQFPAITVNNVPDSLKAVRNYVLGQISDDYGLSKLQIVYYERNKPQSAKRGTIAVKKAAVDQFVFSFPSNLPVEQGVSYDYYFEVYDNDAIHYFKSTKSSVFSNRVSTDEEKEDEVLQQQNDNINGLEKSLKNQDKQIAEIEKIQKTGKEKDNLEFKDQQKVNDFIKRQKQQDEMMKQFSEKMKDNLDKFKTDEKDKLKEELQKRIDKADKDLNKNQKLLDELKELNDKIKNEELLSKLDKFKQNSKNQIKNLEQLVELTKKYYVEKKAEQLGDKLDKLSEKQDILSDDEKENKSDKQENINSDFDKIQEDLKDLEKENNELKSPMDLPKDAAKEKSIDEDLKKASEELKKDNKAKAKQNQKSASKKMKEMAAKMAQTLEGNEKEELQEDVAMLRQILDNLLAFSLSQEDLMNQFIGHKAGSPGYNKNIKIQQDLKQHFKHVDDSLFVMSLRNPKIAEEVTKEIGNVHYNIDKSLESLSDAQVPKGLSHQQYSIAAANKLADMLSDMFNTMQMSLSGMGSGKPKPGQGQGMQLQDIIKKHEGLGEKMKEGIKKGPKPGDGSKGESGKDGKSSKGESQDGDGEGDAQSIMEIYKEQKQLRESLQNELNKQGFGGNGQSALEQMKQIEKQLLNKGFKNETLQKILNVKQELLKLNTALQQQGEENKRQSETNKKEFNNQSNALPAALLDYLNSIEILNRQSLPLRSNFNQKVQEYFNKK
- the gltX gene encoding glutamate--tRNA ligase gives rise to the protein MSKQVRVRFAPSPTGPLHIGGVRTALFNYLFAKKNNGVFFLRIEDTDQNRYVPGAEEYIMEALEWLGIAPDETIGKNEKFGPYRQSERKDLYKEYADALINSGNAYYAFDTAKSLDAARKQEEEQGKTFIYNHHNREKLDTSLVISDEETTRRIADGEHYVIRFKTPVNETLHLHDIIRGDVKFETSLLDDKVLFKSDGMPTYHLANIVDDHLMETSHVIRGEEWLPSMPLHVLLYRAFGWEAPQFAHLPLIMKPVGNGKLSKRDGDKMGFPVFPLDWKTEEGVSSGYREKGFFPEAVVNFLALLGWNDGTEKELFTLQELVEAFDLSRVHKSGAKFDPEKNKWFNHQYLVKQKDVDLAKSFAPIVECKNVNRYYSLVELTKIVSLIKERAHFVSEFWELSDFFFMVPTTYDEKARKNWKEETPTLMEELISVIEEITDFTSLTIETIVKDWMTKNEIGMGKVMQPFRLSLVGALKGPHLFDIVEVLGKEETIKRLQKAIATL